One segment of Rosa chinensis cultivar Old Blush chromosome 6, RchiOBHm-V2, whole genome shotgun sequence DNA contains the following:
- the LOC112173285 gene encoding tetratricopeptide repeat protein 33 isoform X1 — protein MPRASVSAELGVCEMKLAWKKNKKRPLATVSKYPNLPFDHKNDNPSNQNDTADGELNKEQHHEPLSAQNESSVSEEEEEDDVAKLFNSFQSRGTKLAEDGKYREALGKWESALLLMPKSVVLHEQKAQVLIEIGDAWNAIKAATRATELEPSWAEAWVTLGRAQLNFGEPDSAVQSFDKALAIKPDSEEARDDRHTAMNLMKRRKQLHSSGLSPKRNRYAVGDRTDRT, from the exons ATGCCCCGTGCCTCCGTGAGCGCGGAACTGGGAGTGTGTGAGATGAAACTAGCgtggaagaagaacaagaagcggCCTTTGGCCACCGTATCCAAGTACCCAAACCTCCCTTTTGATCACAAAAACGACAACCCGAGTAATCAAAACGACACAGCAGACGgtgagctaaacaaggaacaaCACCATGAACCGCTCAGCGCTCAGAACGAGTCCTCAgtctctgaagaagaagaagaagacgacgtTGCCAAGCTCTTCAACTCCTTTCAATCCCGGGGGACTAAGCTCGCTGAG GATGGGAAGTACCGCGAAGCATTGGGCAAATGGGAATCTGCTCTTCTGTTGATGCCCAAAAGTGTAGTTTTACACGAGCAGAAGGCACAGGTTTTGATAGAAATTGGGGATGCGTGGAATGCAATAAAGGCAGCAACTC GAGCTACAGAGTTGGAGCCTTCATGGGCTGAG GCATGGGTTACCCTTGGCAGAGCTCAGTTAAACTTTGGGGAACCTGATAGTGCCGTTCAAAGCTTTGACAAAGCATTAGCCATCAAG CCTGATTCAGAGGAGGCTCGAGATGACAGACATACTGCaatgaatctcatgaaaagACGAAAGCAGCTCCATTCATCAGGCTTAAGTCCTAAAAGAAACCGTTATGCAGTTGGTGATCGCACTGATAGGACATGA
- the LOC112173283 gene encoding keratin, type I cytoskeletal 9 isoform X2 — MVLYAQAKQHLLDDPNYTKKKLQFDHVWPILKDAEKWTDNGRSSTKPRQKNYSSEGYESTSRTSQSSGTLPFDIDLNADEDEQELFSDELASPHRPIGVKKANLKRKELNEKSKIAQQVKESNQELKELLEKSLLERNVFSSKHEEYASQTFAIQRQREESKIMLTSLDSITDPEGREYLRMKKNEIMERRARESQLQQSPATFGYGNFGYGQHYGGGSGGYGQHYGGTAGYGEIPHYGGSGGSGTSGAHAGVQQFGGSSGSNTHGGYGGMPEHGGSNDSLPEY, encoded by the exons ATGGTATTG TATGCCCAGGCAAAACAACATCTACTAGATGATCCTAACTATACAAAGAAGAAGCTTCAATTTGATCATGTGTGGCCTATTCTCAAGGATGCTGAAAAATGGACCGATAATGGAAGAAGTTCAACTAAACCACGacaaaaaaattattcaagtgAAGGATATGAATCAACGTCTCGCACATCACAATCGTCAGGTACATTACCATTTGATATCGATTTGAATGCAGATGAAGACGAACAAGAGCTGTTTAGTGATGAACTTGCCTCACCTCATCGGCCTATTGGtgtaaagaaagcaaatctgaaaaggaaagagttgaatGAGAAGAGTAAGATTGCTCAACAAGTGAAAGAATCCAACCAAGAACTGAAGGAGTTACTTGAAAAAAGCTTGTTGGAGAGAAATGTTTTTTCCTCTAAGCATGAGGAATATGCATCTCAAACATTTGCTATTCAACGTCAACGTGAGGAGAGCAAGATCATGCTTACTagtttggattcaattacagaTCCAGAAGGACGTGAGTACTTAcgaatgaaaaaaaatgaaataatggAGAGAAGAGCTCGTGAATCCCAACTACAACAATCACCTGCAACATTTGGCTATGGTAATTTTGGATATGGACAACACTATGGAGGAGGAAGTGGTGGATATGGACAACATTATGGAGGAACAGCTGGATATGGTGAAATTCCTCATTATGGAGGAAGTGGTGGATCTGGAACAAGTGGTGCACATGCAGGAGTGCAGCAATTCGGTGGTAGCAGTGGATCCAATACACATGGTGGATATGGAGGAATGCCAGAACATGGAGGAAGTAATGATAGTCTACCGGAATACTAA
- the LOC112173283 gene encoding keratin, type I cytoskeletal 9 isoform X1, with protein MYEKVLYAQAKQHLLDDPNYTKKKLQFDHVWPILKDAEKWTDNGRSSTKPRQKNYSSEGYESTSRTSQSSGTLPFDIDLNADEDEQELFSDELASPHRPIGVKKANLKRKELNEKSKIAQQVKESNQELKELLEKSLLERNVFSSKHEEYASQTFAIQRQREESKIMLTSLDSITDPEGREYLRMKKNEIMERRARESQLQQSPATFGYGNFGYGQHYGGGSGGYGQHYGGTAGYGEIPHYGGSGGSGTSGAHAGVQQFGGSSGSNTHGGYGGMPEHGGSNDSLPEY; from the exons ATGTATGAAAAGGTTTTG TATGCCCAGGCAAAACAACATCTACTAGATGATCCTAACTATACAAAGAAGAAGCTTCAATTTGATCATGTGTGGCCTATTCTCAAGGATGCTGAAAAATGGACCGATAATGGAAGAAGTTCAACTAAACCACGacaaaaaaattattcaagtgAAGGATATGAATCAACGTCTCGCACATCACAATCGTCAGGTACATTACCATTTGATATCGATTTGAATGCAGATGAAGACGAACAAGAGCTGTTTAGTGATGAACTTGCCTCACCTCATCGGCCTATTGGtgtaaagaaagcaaatctgaaaaggaaagagttgaatGAGAAGAGTAAGATTGCTCAACAAGTGAAAGAATCCAACCAAGAACTGAAGGAGTTACTTGAAAAAAGCTTGTTGGAGAGAAATGTTTTTTCCTCTAAGCATGAGGAATATGCATCTCAAACATTTGCTATTCAACGTCAACGTGAGGAGAGCAAGATCATGCTTACTagtttggattcaattacagaTCCAGAAGGACGTGAGTACTTAcgaatgaaaaaaaatgaaataatggAGAGAAGAGCTCGTGAATCCCAACTACAACAATCACCTGCAACATTTGGCTATGGTAATTTTGGATATGGACAACACTATGGAGGAGGAAGTGGTGGATATGGACAACATTATGGAGGAACAGCTGGATATGGTGAAATTCCTCATTATGGAGGAAGTGGTGGATCTGGAACAAGTGGTGCACATGCAGGAGTGCAGCAATTCGGTGGTAGCAGTGGATCCAATACACATGGTGGATATGGAGGAATGCCAGAACATGGAGGAAGTAATGATAGTCTACCGGAATACTAA
- the LOC112173282 gene encoding LOW QUALITY PROTEIN: 3,5-dihydroxybiphenyl synthase-like (The sequence of the model RefSeq protein was modified relative to this genomic sequence to represent the inferred CDS: inserted 1 base in 1 codon) — protein MESLAKQAKVPATILAIGTANPISSYYQEDYPDFLFKVTKSEHKTELKDKFKRICEKSMVKKRYLGVTEESLKANPNICSYKAPSLDARQDLLIHEVPKLGKEAALKAIREWGQPISSLTHLIFCTASCVDMPGADFQLIKLLGLNPSINRFMIYQQGCFAGGTVLRIAKDVAENNAGARVLIVCCEITTMXFQQPCDSHLDVLVGQALFSDGAAAFIVGANPDPKSERQLFNIMSVRLTIIPNSEHGVVAHLREMGFEYNYLSSEVPKLVGGKIEECLSKGFEGIGVNGDWNSLFFSVHPGGPAILDKVEEELGLKEGKLKATRHVLSEFGNMGAPSVLFILDEIRKKSMEEAKATTGEGLEWGVLIGIGPGLTVETVVLRSAPTAI, from the exons ATGGAGTCTCTGGCTAAACAGGCAAAGGTTCCAGCCACAATACTAGCCATTGGGACAGCAAATCCAATAAGCAGTTATTACCAAGAAGACTATCCCGATTTCTTGTTCAAAGTCACCAAAAGCGAGCACAAGACCGAATTAAAAGACAAGTTCAAACGCATAT GTGAAAAGTCGATGGTAAAGAAGCGATATCTGGGCGTCACAGAAGAGAGTCTAAAAGCCAACCCTAATATATGCAGCTACAAGGCTCCCTCACTCGACGCACGTCAAGACTTACTGATTCACGAGGTCCCCAAACTCGGTAAAGAAGCGGCGTTGAAGGCCATCAGAGAATGGGGCCAACCCATTTCAAGCCTCACCCACCTCATCTTCTGCACAGCTTCCTGCGTCGACATGCCCGGTGCCGACTTTCAGCTCATCAAGCTCCTCGGCCTAAATCCATCTATCAACCGGTTCATGATCTACCAGCAAGGCTGCTTTGCTGGTGGGACGGTGCTACGGATTGCTAAAGACGTGGCCGAGAACAATGCCGGAGCTCGTGTTCTGATCGTGTGCTGTGAGATCACCACCA TTTTTCAGCAACCTTGTGACAGCCACTTGGATGTTTTGGTCGGACAGGCTCTGTTTTCGGACGGTGCGGCGGCTTTTATTGTTGGGGCCAATCCGGACCCCAAAAGTGAACGTCAACTGTTCAATATCATGTCTGTTAGATTGACTATTATCCCAAACTCGGAGCATGGAGTTGTGGCACATTTGCGTGAGATGGGGTTTGAGTATAATTACCTATCATCAGAAGTTCCAAAGTTGGTTGGTGGGAAAATCGAAGAGTGTTTGAGTAAAGGGTTTGAGGGCATTGGGGTTAATGGTGATTGGAACTCGTTGTTCTTTAGCGTTCATCCTGGGGGTCCTGCAATTCTGGACAAGGTTGAAGAAGAGCTGGGTTTGAAGGAGGGGAAGCTGAAGGCAACAAGGCATGTGCTGAGTGAGTTTGGGAATATGGGAGCTCCATCTGTGCTTTTTATTTTGGATGAGATAAGGAAGAAGTCAATGGAGGAAGCAAAAGCCACAACTGGTGAAGGTTTGGAATGGGGTGTGTTAATTGGGATCGGGCCAGGACTCACTGTGGAGACTGTTGTGCTCCGCAGTGCTCCCACTGCTATTTGA